From the genome of Winogradskyella forsetii, one region includes:
- a CDS encoding M14 family metallopeptidase gives MQKLVLVLLVLFGSFSLTSAQNIKSPSDFLGYEIGTQFSRHHQVIDYFKSVANAVPNQVKLETYGKTNERRGLYLAYVSSEANIENLETIRENNLKNVYAERSRSTGLLDGEPSSTDIAIVWLSYNVHGNEASSTEASMLTLYKLLTEQQDLLKNTVVIIDPSVNPDGRDRYVNWYNETKSTAYDIDRQASEHNEPWPGGRPNHYLFDLNRDWVWATQVETQQRLAVYNKWMPHVHVDFHEQGINEPYYFAPAAEPFHEIITDWQRDFQTQIGQNHAKYFDAEGWLFFTRERFDLLYPSYGDTYPTFMGAMGMTYEQGGHGMAGLGILNDEGHVLTLVERLTHHTTTGISTVEMASKNAKKLNSEFRKFFNNSNLNYKSYVVSGNEDKLNSLKVLLNKHDISFENPTSTKVSGFDYATGQQGSLSVDGSAMVVHSDQPKGKMVKVLFEPNTMLSDSLTYDITAWSLPYAYGLDAIASTSKVSSNKLAERKSLQKLNDAYGYVSKWNSMGDAKFLAELLKQDFKVRFTEKPFTSKVQKFERGSLIITKGDNKHIEKMLSKLNAIAQDHSQPLTEIYTGFSQITPDIGSPDIKLVNKQKIAILSGNGTSSLSYGEIWHFFEQQLYYPLTSINTDDFGKTNLDKYNVLILPNGYYGDVLNDDNMTKLKTWVSAGGKVIAIDGALRSFAGKEGFNLNLKPSEDVDNVEKNKNLTAYANRERESSNDFITGAIFNAKVDHTHPMAFGYDDNYFTLKLGSSAYRLLDSGYNVAYLNDTKVYSGFAGKNALQKLDDTLIFGEERMGNGSFIYLVDNPLFRSFWENGKLFLVNAIFFVNNNAYEL, from the coding sequence TTTGGCTTATGTTTCAAGTGAAGCTAATATTGAAAATCTTGAAACAATCCGAGAAAACAATCTGAAAAACGTTTATGCTGAGCGTAGTCGAAGTACTGGTTTGTTGGATGGAGAGCCAAGCTCAACTGACATCGCCATTGTTTGGTTAAGTTACAATGTGCATGGTAACGAAGCTTCGAGCACAGAAGCGTCCATGTTAACACTATACAAGTTGTTAACTGAGCAGCAAGACTTATTGAAAAATACGGTTGTTATTATAGACCCAAGTGTCAATCCAGATGGTCGTGACCGCTATGTCAATTGGTATAATGAAACGAAGAGTACTGCTTACGATATTGATCGACAAGCCAGTGAGCACAACGAGCCTTGGCCAGGTGGCCGGCCAAATCATTACCTTTTCGATTTGAATAGGGATTGGGTTTGGGCAACGCAAGTGGAAACACAACAACGCTTGGCAGTTTACAATAAATGGATGCCACATGTGCATGTCGATTTTCATGAGCAAGGCATCAACGAACCGTATTATTTTGCTCCTGCAGCAGAACCGTTTCATGAAATTATTACGGATTGGCAACGCGATTTTCAAACACAAATAGGACAAAACCACGCTAAATATTTTGATGCGGAAGGTTGGCTGTTTTTTACGAGGGAACGTTTCGATTTGTTATATCCCAGTTATGGCGATACCTATCCCACATTTATGGGAGCCATGGGAATGACCTACGAACAAGGCGGTCACGGCATGGCTGGATTAGGAATTCTGAATGATGAGGGACACGTTTTAACTTTAGTGGAACGTTTGACACATCACACCACCACAGGAATTTCCACAGTGGAAATGGCTTCAAAAAATGCGAAAAAATTGAATTCTGAATTTCGGAAGTTCTTTAATAATTCCAACTTAAACTATAAAAGCTACGTGGTTAGTGGCAATGAAGATAAATTGAATAGCCTAAAAGTACTTTTAAACAAGCACGATATTAGCTTCGAAAATCCAACAAGCACTAAAGTTTCAGGTTTTGATTATGCGACCGGTCAACAAGGTAGCCTTTCTGTGGATGGAAGCGCGATGGTTGTGCACAGCGACCAACCTAAAGGTAAAATGGTAAAAGTTTTGTTTGAACCCAACACCATGCTTTCAGACTCTTTGACCTATGATATTACGGCATGGTCCTTACCTTATGCTTACGGATTGGATGCTATTGCAAGCACTTCAAAAGTGAGCAGCAATAAATTGGCCGAACGCAAATCACTTCAAAAATTGAACGATGCTTACGGTTATGTGAGCAAATGGAATTCCATGGGAGATGCTAAATTTTTAGCTGAATTATTAAAGCAAGATTTCAAAGTTAGGTTTACCGAAAAACCATTTACTTCAAAAGTTCAGAAATTTGAACGCGGTTCTTTAATCATCACAAAAGGCGACAATAAACACATTGAAAAAATGCTGTCGAAATTAAACGCCATTGCTCAAGACCATTCGCAACCATTGACAGAAATTTATACTGGCTTTTCGCAAATTACACCAGATATTGGTTCGCCAGATATTAAATTAGTGAACAAACAAAAGATTGCTATTCTTTCTGGAAACGGCACATCCTCTTTAAGTTATGGAGAGATTTGGCATTTTTTTGAGCAGCAATTATATTATCCACTGACTTCAATTAATACTGACGATTTTGGCAAAACCAATTTAGACAAATACAACGTATTGATTTTACCCAACGGCTATTACGGAGACGTACTCAATGATGACAATATGACTAAATTAAAAACGTGGGTAAGTGCTGGTGGAAAAGTGATTGCAATTGATGGCGCCTTAAGAAGTTTTGCTGGTAAAGAGGGTTTTAATTTAAACTTAAAACCATCTGAGGATGTTGACAATGTTGAAAAAAACAAAAATCTAACAGCTTATGCAAATCGTGAGCGTGAATCCAGCAACGACTTTATTACAGGAGCGATTTTCAATGCCAAAGTAGATCACACACATCCTATGGCATTTGGTTATGACGATAATTATTTTACACTCAAATTAGGAAGCTCGGCCTACAGATTATTAGATAGTGGTTATAATGTAGCGTACTTAAACGACACCAAGGTATATTCAGGTTTTGCAGGTAAAAATGCTTTACAAAAACTTGACGATACGTTGATTTTTGGTGAAGAACGCATGGGCAACGGTAGTTTTATTTATTTGGTAGATAATCCACTTTTTAGAAGCTTTTGGGAAAATGGGAAGTTGTTTTTAGTAAATGCGATCTTTTTCGTTAATAATAATGCTTATGAGTTGTAG